The proteins below are encoded in one region of Saccharomyces kudriavzevii IFO 1802 strain IFO1802 genome assembly, chromosome: 5:
- the RAD24 gene encoding Rad24p (similar to Saccharomyces cerevisiae RAD24 (YER173W); ancestral locus Anc_8.239) produces MDSTNLKKRPSLQYSLSSLGSQITKWSSSRPTSPVRKARTIEYECIPKRNTVTASPNVNDNGDEQWYEKFKPTNLEQVAIHKKKLKDVREALDAMFLPHAKHRVLLLSGPSGCSKSTVIRELSKVLVPKYRKKSNVTSLRSNSSHSDLTEFRGDSIVNDLPQMESFSEFLKSARYLVMSNLSLILIEDLPNVFHMGTRHRFQQLILQWLYSSEPLLPPLVICLTECEIPESDSNYRTFGIDYTFSSETVMNKEILAHPRLKRIRFNPINSTLLKKHLKLICVENMALLKENKIWSKREEAINHIAQGTGDIRSAITTLQFWATSSEALPISTRESTISYFHAIGKVIHGSHSTSDDNETINTLFSNANGLLSNQDFKLGILENYGTFNKGNFSISDALSVVDCLSECDTMNSLSESDEYALRKVRKTFHSIAKESHNHGTVYFPREWKVRKLQNSFKVQAEDWVNVSLYKYNTVHSFRDVSLQFGYYAPYIRKLQSYKKKSILHFLRNLPSDSLDFKQTTAKLHDIMQIEDCIDIMNRIGGPIGRLSVEDGLASLMDNDISNSGHIEDQKKQRDKRLRILTERYENNVMMADDGIEDKDTSFKDDPIFDSDDSNIVNNDIFGKIDEDESLYEILSQRKPRNAPAFSESLSDSDLEVL; encoded by the coding sequence ATGGATAGTACTAACTTAAAGAAACGCCCCTCATTACAATACAGTCTCAGTTCATTGGGTTCACAAATCACAAAATGGAGCTCATCTAGACCGACTTCGCCAGTGCGGAAGGCCAGAACTATAGAGTATGAGTGTATTCCCAAGAGAAACACAGTCACTGCCTCTCCAAATGTTAATGACAATGGTGATGAACAATGGTACGAAAAATTCAAGCCCACGAATTTGGAGCAAGTGGCCATtcataaaaagaaacttaAAGATGTACGAGAAGCCTTAGATGCCATGTTTTTACCGCATGCAAAGCATAGGGTTCTGTTACTTTCTGGACCTAGTGGATGCTCTAAAAGTACCGTCATAAGGGAACTTTCAAAGGTCTTGGTCCCTaaatatagaaaaaaaagcaatgtAACATCTCTCCGAAGTAATTCGAGCCATTCTGACCTGACTGAGTTTAGAGGTGATAGTATAGTCAATGATCTTCCTCAGATGGAAAGTTTTAGTGAGTTCTTGAAGAGTGCAAGGTACCTTGTAATGTCTAACTTATCATTAATACTTATCGAAGATTTACCAAATGTATTTCATATGGGCACCAGACATCGCTTTCAGCAACTTATTTTACAGTGGTTATATAGCTCAGAGCCTTTGCTACCCCCCCTTGTTATATGTCTCACTGAATGTGAAATTCCAGAAAGTGATAGCAACTATCGTACATTTGGTATTGATTATACATTTAGCAGCGAAACTGTTatgaacaaagaaatccTGGCGCATCCaagattgaaaagaataaggTTCAATCCGATCAACAGCACGTTGTTAAAAAAACACTTGAAGCTTATTTGCGTTGAAAATATGGCTCtgttgaaggaaaataaaatatgGAGTAAAAGAGAGGAAGCTATAAACCATATCGCACAAGGGACAGGCGATATTAGGTCAGCGATCACCACGCTTCAGTTTTGGGCAACGTCAAGTGAGGCTTTGCCAATCTCAACACGGGAATCCACCATATCATATTTTCATGCCATTGGAAAGGTCATTCATGGTTCTCATAGCACGAGcgatgataatgaaaccATCAACACTCTTTTCAGTAATGCCAACGGTTTGCTGTCCAATCAAGATTTCAAGCTGGGTATTTTAGAGAATTACGGTACATTTAATAAAGGCAACTTCAGTATCTCTGATGCACTGTCTGTCGTGGATTGTTTAAGTGAATGTGATACCATGAATAGTTTGTCAGAATCAGATGAATATGCTTTAAGAAAAGTGCGAAAAACTTTTCACAGTATCGCAAAGGAAAGTCATAACCATGGGACGGTTTACTTTCCAAGAGAATGGAAGGTTAGAAAATTACAGAATTCATTCAAAGTTCAAGCCGAAGATTGGGTGAACGTTAGTCTTTATAAATATAATACAGTGCACTCATTTAGAGATGTATCTTTACAGTTTGGTTACTACGCACCTTATATTAGGAAGTTGCAAagttataaaaaaaaatccataCTTCACTTTTTAAGAAATCTCCCGAGTGACTCTCTGGACTTCAAACAAACAACTGCTAAACTTCACGATATAATGCAAATTGAAGATTGCATTGACATAATGAATAGGATAGGCGGGCCTATCGGAAGGTTATCTGTAGAGGATGGTTTAGCATCATTAATGGATAACGATATCAGTAATTCTGGTCATATAGAAgaccaaaaaaagcaaaggGATAAAAGACTTCGTATTTTGACTGAACGGTATGAAAATAATGTAATGATGGCGGATGACGGCATTGAAGATAAAGACACTTCCTTTAAGGATGATCCTATTTTTGACAGCGATGACAGCAATATTGTCAACAATGATATATTCGGAAAGatcgatgaagatgaatctCTTTATGAAATATTATCCCAAAGGAAACCACGTAATGCGCCAGCGTTTAGCGAGTCACTCTCAGATTCCGACCTGGAAGTACTGTAA
- the GRX4 gene encoding monothiol glutaredoxin GRX4 (similar to Saccharomyces cerevisiae GRX3 (YDR098C) and GRX4 (YER174C); ancestral locus Anc_8.240): protein MSVIEITSQDQFTQLTTTNAANKLIVLYFQTQWAEPCKNMNQLVEAIGKEVIQEDVRFLSIDADKNPEISEVFEIAAVPYFVFIRNGNIVKEISGADPKEFVRSLESLSNGPTSIAHNAKGPKSTSDMENSGSSDDEEEETEEEINARLAKLVQAAPVMLFMKGSPSEPKCGFSRQLVGILREHQIRFGFFDILRDDNVRQSLKKFSDWPTFPQLYINGEFQGGLDIIKESIEEDPEFFQHALQ, encoded by the coding sequence ATGTCCGTAATCGAAATAACAAGCCAGGACCAATTCACTCAATTAACCACCACAAATGCTGCTAATAAACTCATTGTCTTGTATTTTCAAACTCAATGGGCGGAGCCATGTAAAAACATGAACCAGTTGGTTGAGGCCATCGGCAAAGAAGTTATTCAAGAGGATGTGCGGTTTCTGTCAATCGATGCCGACAAGAATCCTGAGATATcagaagtttttgaaatcgCAGCTGTACCATATTTTGTCTTCATTCGAAACGGTAATATTGTGAAAGAGATTTCAGGAGCCGATCCAAAGGAGTTTGTTAGAAGTCTGGAATCTCTTTCTAATGGTCCCACCTCAATAGCGCACAATGCTAAGGGGCCTAAATCCACTTCAGACATGGAAAACAGTGGATCTTCCGACgatgaggaggaagaaacggaagaagaaataaatgcAAGGTTGGCGAAGCTAGTACAGGCTGCTCCCGTAATGCTTTTCATGAAAGGAAGCCCATCAGAACCTAAATGCGGATTCTCTAGGCAGTTGGTGGGCATCCTCAGGGAACATCAGATAAGGTTCGGCTTTTTCGATATACTGAGAGATGATAACGTTAGACAAAGCTTAAAGAAATTCTCTGATTGGCCCACTTTCCCTCAGTTGTACATAAACGGGGAATTTCAAGGTGGTTTGGATATTATTAAGGAATCTATAGAAGAGGATCCTGAGTTTTTCCAGCATGCTCTGCAGTAA
- the TMT1 gene encoding trans-aconitate 3-methyltransferase (similar to Saccharomyces cerevisiae TMT1 (YER175C); ancestral locus Anc_8.241): MSAFSASDFNSKRYSSSRPSYPSEFYRIIDKYHDGERKLLVDVGCGPGTATLQMAEELRPFDRIIGSDLSATMIKTAKAIREESPDIYRNVSFEVSPSDNFEFLGAGSTDKQKVDMITAVECAHWFDFQKFQRSVYANLRKDGTIAIWGYADPIFPAYPEFDDLMIEVPYGKETLGPYWEQPGRSRLRSMLKDSNLNPALFYDIRVSCFHAEDIRDQAKLRQHTEMLLLIRKQITLVEFAEYVRTWSAYHGWKQDPKNKNKQDVADWFIEESLRRRPELTVNTKIEVVWNTFYKLGKRI, encoded by the coding sequence ATGTCCGCCTTTTCTGCTTCTGATttcaattcaaaaagatacTCCTCTTCAAGACCTTCCTACCCTTCCGAATTTTATAGGATAATTGATAAATACCACGatggagaaagaaaattactCGTTGATGTTGGGTGTGGTCCAGGCACTGCTACTCTGCAAATGGCTGAGGAATTAAGACCGTTCGACCGAATCATCGGAAGCGATCTTTCTGCCACCATGATTAAAACTGCTAAAGCCATAAGGGAAGAAAGTCCCGATATATACAGGAATGTCTCATTCGAAGTTTCTCCAAGCGATAACTTTGAATTCCTAGGTGCTGGCTCAACGGATAAACAAAAGGTTGATATGATCACCGCGGTGGAATGCGCTCACTGGTTTGATTTCCAAAAGTTCCAACGATCTGTTTATGcaaatttgagaaaagaTGGGACGATTGCCATTTGGGGGTATGCGGACCCAATCTTTCCGGCTTATCCCGAGTTTGATGATTTAATGATTGAAGTGCCCTATGGAAAGGAAACCTTGGGGCCCTATTGGGAACAGCCGGGCAGATCTCGCCTTCGCAGCATGCTAAAAGACTCTAATCTGAATCCGGCGCTTTTTTATGACATCCGAGTTTCATGCTTTCATGCAGAGGATATAAGAGACCAAGCAAAGCTCCGTCAGCATACAGAGATGCTGCTGTTAATCAGAAAGCAAATTACTCTGGTGGAATTTGCGGAATATGTCAGAACCTGGAGTGCTTACCACGGATGGAAGCAAGATCCgaagaacaaaaacaaacagGACGTGGCAGATTGGTTTATTGAGGAATCACTGCGGAGAAGGCCGGAACTCACAGTCAATACCAAGATTGAAGTTGTTTGGAATACCTTTTATAAACTTGGTAAAAGAATCTGA
- the BRR2 gene encoding ATP-dependent RNA helicase BRR2 (similar to Saccharomyces cerevisiae BRR2 (YER172C); ancestral locus Anc_8.238) produces MTEHETKDKAKKIRELYRYDEMSNKVLKLDKRFMNTSQNSQRDAEISQPKSMNGRISAKDMGQGVRSSAVEGMKKNDVTVDPIEKKTSLRKIQHDSTILDASSNFRLHYYPKNSSNVEAYEHILLWVTEILGNDIPHDLIVGTADILIKLLKDNEKNGDRNIEKQRKNIQDELDIDIESSKFTELVKLMKDITDYEANPNETNERTVAILAGGEESDVENVIGDKSDYGSVLGREIDNDEDNNEEYNYDDVEARQKKENNRALPNIESDTIKLSDHKRSDIESIPIYSVDEFFLQRKLRSELGYKDTSVIQDLSERILNEIKTLERNPRALEQRLVELLDLENISLAEFIFNNRSAIFWGIRLAKSTEDEVSNLVKQMTANGLDDLVKQYQFRNIASSKRELDSDEDEPMASGAKRTKFCSDSAIPPIIDLEKIKFDESSKLMTITKVSLPEGSFKRVKPQYDEIHIPAPKKPIIDYELTKITSLPNWCQEAFPSSETISLNPIQSKVFHAAFEGDSNMLICAPTGSGKTNIALLTVLKTLSRFYNPETKKLNLSAFKVVYIAPLKALVQEQVREFQRRLAFLGIKVAELTGDSRLSRKQIEETQILVSTPEKWDITTRNMNNLTLVGLVRLLIIDEIHLLHDERGPVLESIVARTFWASKYSQESPRIIGLSATLPNYEDVGRFLRVPKEGLFYFDSSFRPCPLSQQFCGIKERNSLKKLKAMNDACYEKVLESINEGNQIIVFVHSRKETSRTATWLKNKFVDENIAHKLIKNDTASKQILKTEAANVLDPSLRKLVESGIGTHHAGLARNDRSLSEDLFADGLLQVLVCTATLAWGVNLPAHTVIIKGTDVYSPEKGSWEQLSSQDVLQMLGRAGRPRYDTFGEGIIITDQSNVQYYLSVLNQQLPIESQFLSKLVDNLNAEVVIGNIKCRSDAVGWLAYTYLYVRMLASPELYKVPNISKDKQLKKYRESLIHSALCILKEQDLVLYDAENDVIEATDLGNIASAFYINHASMNVYSKELDEHTTQIDLFRVFAMSEEFKYISVRYEEKRELKQLLEKAPIPIREDIDDPLAKVNVLLQSYFSQLKFEGFALNSDMVFIHQNAGRLLRAMFEICLKRGWGHPTRILLNLCRSATTRMWATNSPLRQLKRCSDEVVKRLEASTIPWGDYLELDTPAEVGRAIRSEKYGKQIYDLLKRFPKISMKCNAQPITPSVIRFNVEILADWLWDVKLHGALQPFLLMLEDTDGDLIFFHDVLFITSDMIGQELTLSFTHELGQHDQNNLPPNFFLTVISENWWHCECEIPVSFNGFKLPNKFPAPTPLLENVRISTSELSNDDFFEVFEFETFNKIQSQVFETVYNSNDSVFIGSAKGTGKTVLAELALLNHWRQNKGRAVYINPSQKKIDAVLSSWNKRLSHLAGGKVVNKLGNDLSLNSKLLAGSHLLLATPAQFELLSRRWRQRKNIQSLELMIYDDSHGISQGVCGAVYETVISRMIFIATQLEKKTRFVCLSSCLANARDFGEWIGMKKSNIYNFSPSERVDPLEINIQSFKDVEHVSFNSSMLQMAFEAASATAANGNPSSVILSSRKDCMDVASAFMRFSKAVGWDMLNSEEEQVIAHVEKLVDCNLKVPLKHGVGILYNGMASSDERIIEKLHEYGALSVLLISRDSSTFASKTDEVIVLGTNFYDGREHKYMPYTVNELLEVVGIANSNDAMVGKVLILTSHSMKAYYKKFLAEPLPTESFLQYNIHDTLNNEIANSIIQSKQDCVDWFTYSYFYRRLHGNPSYYGVKDTSPYGISVFLTDLVETSLEDLVELSFIKIEDSATNADVDGEGDEATEVVSALNNGLIASRYGTAFSTIQSFVSSLSNTSTLRNMLHILSTAVEFENIPLRKGDRSLLAKLSKRLPLKFPGDMSSEPMSFKIFSLLQAYFSRVELPIDFQNDLRNILEKVVPLINVIVDILSANGYLNATTAMDLAQMLVQGVWDVDSPLRQIPHFNNKMLEKCKEMNIETVYDIMALEDEERDEILVLNNSQLAQVAAFVNNYPNVEVTYSIHLVSGATQKVSIQLTRDFEPESLQVTSEKYPFDKLENWWLVLGDISKKELYAIKKVSLNKETQHYQLEFDTPSTGKHNLTIWCVCDSYLDADKEISFEINVK; encoded by the coding sequence atgactGAACATGAAACGAAGGATAAGGCCAAGAAAATTAGGGAGCTTTATCGCTATGATGAGATGTCAAATAAGGTACTAAAGCTTGATAAGCGCTTTATGAATACCAGTCAAAATTCCCAAAGGGACGCGGAAATATCACAGCCAAAGTCCATGAATGGTAGGATTAGTGCCAAAGATATGGGCCAGGGAGTACGCAGTAGCGCTGTTGAGgggatgaaaaaaaatgatgttACTGTGGATCcaattgagaaaaagacaTCATTGAGGAAAATTCAACATGACAGTACTATTTTGGACGCCTCTTCTAACTTTAGATTGCACTATTATCCAAAGAACTCCTCTAATGTTGAAGCTTACGAACACATTCTGCTGTGGGTCACAGAAATTTTGGGTAATGATATACCGCATGACCTTATTGTTGGAACTGCCGATATACTAATCAAATTGTTgaaagataatgaaaaaaacggGGAtagaaatattgaaaagcaaagaaaaaacattcaaGATGAACTGGACATTGATATCGAATCTTCAAAGTTCACCGAGTTAGTCAAACTCATGAAAGACATAACCGATTATGAAGCGAATCCTAACGAGACTAATGAACGAACAGTGGCTATTCTTGCTGGTGGTGAAGAATCAGATGTGGAAAACGTGATTGGGGATAAGTCAGATTATGGAAGTGTTCTCGGGAGAGAAATCGATAATGACgaagataataatgaagaatacaATTACGATGACGTCGAAGCtagacaaaaaaaagagaacaaCAGGGCATTACCAAACATTGAAAGCGACACAATCAAACTTTCTGACCATAAGAGAAGTGATATTGAATCCATTCCGATATATTCAGTCGACGAGTTCTTTTTACAGAGAAAGTTACGATCTGAGCTCGGTTATAAGGATACTTCAGTGATACAAGATCTTTCAGAAAGGATCTtaaatgaaatcaaaactCTTGAACGGAATCCAAGGGCGCTAGAGCAGAGATTAGTTGAATTGCTCgatcttgaaaatataTCACTGGCTGaatttattttcaataatagATCTGCTATTTTTTGGGGCATACGGCTGGCAAAGAGTACAGAGGACGAGGTATCGAATTTGGTAAAGCAAATGACTGCCAATGGCTTAGATGATCTTGTGAAGCAGTACCAGTTCAGAAATATTGCAAGCTCAAAGCGTGAGCTTGATTCTGATGAGGACGAGCCAATGGCTTCGGGGGCTAAAAGGACAAAATTTTGCAGCGACTCTGCAATACCACCTATCATagatttggaaaagatTAAGTTTGACGAAAGCTCTAAATTAATGACTATAACGAAAGTCTCACTACCAGAAGGGTCGTTTAAAAGAGTGAAGCCACAATATGATGAAATACATATTCCAGCTCCAAAGAAGCCCATTATTGATTACGaattgacaaaaattaCCTCTTTACCAAATTGGTGCCAGGAGGCATTTCCTTCATCAGAAACAATATCTTTAAATCCTATACAATCGAAGGTTTTTCATGCAGCATTTGAGGGTGATTCAAATATGCTGATATGTGCGCCTACTGGTTCCGGTAAAACAAATATTGCTTTATTAACAGTATTGAAAACTTTGTCCCGTTTTTATAACCCAGAAACGAAGAAATTGAACCTCTCAGCTTTCAAAGTCGTTTATATAGCACCACTGAAGGCATTGGTACAGGAACAAGTTCGggaatttcaaagaagattGGCTTTTTTAGGTATAAAAGTTGCTGAATTGACTGGGGATTCTAGACTGAGCAGAAAACAAATAGAAGAGACGCAAATTTTGGTTTCCACTCCAGAAAAATGGGATATAACCACCAGGAATATGAACAACTTGACTCTTGTTGGACTGGTTCGCTTGTTGATCATAGATGAAATTCACTTGTTGCATGACGAGAGGGGCCCTGTATTGGAAAGTATTGTCGCCAGAACGTTTTGGGCTTCTAAATACAGCCAGGAAAGTCCGAGAATTATAGGATTATCCGCAACCTTGCCAAATTATGAGGATGTCGGAAGATTTTTAAGGGTTCCTAAGGAAggattattttattttgattcTTCATTTAGACCATGCCCCTTATCGCAACAGTTTTGTGGAATTAAGGAACGAAATTCCctgaagaaactgaaagcTATGAATGACGCTTGTtatgaaaaagttttggAATCAATCAATGAAGGTAATCAAATAATCGTGTTTGTCCACTCTCGAAAAGAAACATCACGTACTGCGACTTGgttgaagaacaaatttGTTGACGAAAATATTGCTCATaaattgatcaaaaatgatacaGCTTCAAAGCAAATTTTAAAGACTGAAGCGGCAAATGTACTTGACCCAAGCCTAAGAAAATTGGTTGAAAGTGGTATAGGGACGCATCACGCAGGGCTAGCCAGAAATGACAGATCTTTATCTGAAGATTTGTTTGCGGACGGATTATTGCAAGTATTGGTATGTACAGCGACATTGGCATGGGGTGTTAATCTCCCCGCTCATACTGTGATTATAAAAGGAACAGATGTTTATTCCCCTGAAAAGGGGTCCTGGGAACAACTTTCATCACAGGATGTTCTCCAAATGTTAGGCAGAGCCGGTCGACCTAGATATGACACTTTTGGAGAAGGCATTATAATAACGGACCAATCGAACGTCCAATACTACCTTTCGGTTCTAAATCAGCAATTACCCATAGAATCACAATTTCTTTCGAAGTTAGTTGATAATTTAAATGCTGAAGTCGTCATCGGTAATATTAAATGCAGAAGCGATGCCGTGGGCTGGCTGGCATATACTTACTTATATGTTAGAATGTTAGCTTCTCCTGAGCTTTATAAAGTACCTAATATCTCAAAAGATAAGCAATTAAAAAAGTATAGAGAAAGTTTGATCCACTCCGCTCTTTGCATCTTGAAGGAGCAAGATTTGGTGCTGTATGATGCTGAAAACGATGTAATTGAGGCAACAGATCTCGGAAATATAGCGTCGGCATTCTACATCAATCATGCCTCTATGAATGTCTACAGTAAAGAGTTAGACGAACACACAACTCAGATAGATCTCTTCAGAGTATTTGCGATGTCAGAAGAATTCAAGTATATATCGGTTAGATATGAAGAGAAGAGAGAATTGAAACAACTTTTAGAAAAGGCTCCTATTCCTATCAGagaagatattgatgatCCTTTAGCAAAAGTGAATGTGTTACTGCAATCTTACTTTTCTCAACTTAAGTTCGAGGGTTTCGCGTTAAATTCTGATATGGTGTTTATCCACCAAAATGCGGGGAGGTTACTGCGTGCAATGTTCGAAATATGCCTAAAGAGAGGTTGGGGACATCCTACACGGATACTGCTGAATCTCTGTAGGTCTGCCACTACAAGAATGTGGGCAACAAATTCACCCCTAAGGCAGTTGAAAAGATGTTCTGATGAGGTGGTCAAAAGACTAGAAGCCTCTACAATACCTTGGGGAGATTACTTGGAACTGGATACACCTGCAGAAGTCGGTCGTGCAATTAGATCTGAGAAATATGGTAAACAGATTTATGATCTGTTGAAAAGGTTTCCTAAAATATCTATGAAATGTAATGCTCAGCCAATTACTCCCAGTGTTATCAGATTCAACGTTGAAATACTAGCAGATTGGTTGTGGGATGTGAAATTACACGGTGCCCTTCAACCTTTCTTGCTCATGCTAGAAGACACGGACGGTGatctgatattttttcatgacGTGTTGTTCATCACTTCAGATATGATAGGACAAGAACTCACACTGTCCTTTACTCATGAACTAGGGCAACACGATCAAAATAACTTGCCCcctaatttttttcttacaGTGATATCTGAAAACTGGTGGCATTGTGAATGCGAAATTCCAGTTTCCTTCAATGGTTTCAAACTTCCAAACAAATTCCCTGCTCCTACTCctcttttggaaaatgttCGTATCTCAACATCAGAGCTTAGTAACgatgattttttcgaaGTATTTGAATTCGAAACTTTCAATAAGATTCAAAGTCAGGTTTTTGAAACTGTCTATAATTCAAATGACTCGGTCTTCATAGGTTCAGCTAAGGGTACAGGTAAAACGGTTTTAGCTGAATTAGCACTATTAAACCATTGGAGACAGAATAAAGGAAGAGCTGTTTACATCAATCcatctcaaaaaaaaattgatgcTGTACTTTCTAGTTGGAATAAAAGGTTGTCTCATCTTGCTGGGGGAAAGGTTGTCAACAAGCTAGGCAATGACCTTTCTCTAAATTCGAAATTATTAGCGGGAAGTCACCTTCTTTTGGCTACTCCCGCACAGTTTGAACTTTTGTCACGGCGCTGGAGgcagagaaaaaacatcCAAAGCTTGGAATTAATGATATATGATGACAGTCATGGAATTAGTCAAGGCGTTTGTGGTGCAGTATATGAAACGGTTATTTCTAGAATGATATTTATAGCTACTCAACTTGAGAAAAAGACTCGATTTGTTTGCTTATCGAGCTGTCTGGCAAATGCTCGTGATTTTGGTGAATGGATTGGCATGAAGAAGTCAAACATATACAATTTTTCCCCAAGCGAAAGAGTTGACCCCCTTGAAATAAATATTCAATCGTTCAAAGATGTTGAGCATGTTTCGTTCAACTCATCAATGCTTCAAATGGCTTTTGAGGCAGCGTCAGCTACCGCGGCAAATGGAAATCCTAGCTCAGTGATCTTGTCATCCAGAAAGGATTGTATGGACGTCGCGTCTGCATTCATGAGATTTTCTAAAGCAGTAGGATGGGATATGTTGAACtcagaagaagagcaaGTCATAGCACACGTGGAAAAATTAGTAGACTGCAATTTAAAAGTTCCTTTAAAACACGGTGTAGGTATCTTATATAATGGGATGGCATCAAGTGATGAAAGGATCATAGAAAAATTACACGAATATGGTGCACTATCTGTTCTACTCATTTCTAGAGACTCCTCTACTTTTGCTTCTAAAACTGATGAGGTAATAGTACTAGGAACTAACTTCTATGATGGCAGGGAGCATAAATATATGCCATATACCGTCAACGAACTTTTAGAAGTAGTGGGAATAGCCAATAGTAATGATGCAATGGTTGGCAAAGTTTTAATTTTAACTAGTCACAGCATGAAGGCTTATTACAAAAAGTTTTTAGCCGAGCCATTACCTACTGAAAGTTTCTTGCAGTATAATATTCATGACACTTTGAACAACGAGATTGCAAACTCTATTATACAAAGTAAGCAAGATTGTGTTGATTGGTTTACTtattcatatttttatcGTCGTCTCCATGGAAATCCCAGCTATTATGGCGTCAAAGATACTTCTCCATATGGTATTTCAGTTTTTCTAACCGATTTAGTCGAAACTAGTTTGGAAGACTTAGTTGAGTTGTCCTTTATTAAAATCGAAGATAGTGCAACGAACGCAGATGTCGATGGAGAAGGTGATGAAGCCACCGAGGTTGTATCTGCCTTGAATAATGGGTTGATTGCTTCCCGTTATGGTACAGCCTTTTCCACTATTCAATCCTTTGTATCTTCCTTATCGAATACCTCAACACTTAGAAACATGCTGCACATTTTATCCACAGCGGTAGAGTTCGAAAATATACCACTTAGGAAAGGTGATAGATCGTTACTTGCCAAGTTAAGTAAAAGATTACCCCTAAAATTTCCTGGCGATATGTCTTCTGAGCCTATGagcttcaaaattttttcattgttacAGGCATATTTCTCGCGTGTTGAATTACCCATCGATTTCCAAAATGATTTGAGAAACATTTTGGAGAAAGTTGTCCCTCTAATTAACGTGATTGTTGATATTCTTTCAGCAAATGGGTACTTGAACGCTACTACTGCCATGGATTTAGCGCAGATGTTGGTTCAAGGTGTCTGGGATGTTGATAGCCCGTTGAGGCAGATCCCACATTTCAACAATAAAATGCTGGAAAAATGCAAAGAAATGAACATTGAGACTGTATATGACATAATGGCCCTCGAGGACGAAGAAAGAGACGAAATTCTGGTGCTAAATAATTCACAGCTTGCCCAAGTTGCCGCATTTGTTAACAATTACCCTAACGTTGAAGTCACCTATTCAATTCATTTAGTTTCAGGTGCAACACAGAAAGTCTCAATACAGTTAACAAGGGATTTTGAACCTGAAAGTTTACAGGTAACATCTGAAAAGTATCCATTTGATAAACTGGAAAATTGGTGGCTGGTATTGGGTGATATTTCTAAAAAGGAGCTTTACGCTATCAAGAAAGTTTCCTTAAACAAGGAGACCCAACATTATCAACTAGAATTTGATACTCCCTCAACTGGTAAGCATAATTTAACCATTTGGTGCGTTTGCGATTCATATCTTGACGcagataaagaaatatcaTTCGAAATTAATGTGAAATAA